A single region of the Streptomyces vilmorinianum genome encodes:
- a CDS encoding LpqB family beta-propeller domain-containing protein, with product MPDSGDVRNVKASNPGDSQVRVYAVQPRENAEPDEIVDGFLEAMTSDDPGFATARKYLTKQAARAWKPEQSITVLTTAPDREQADRLADPESQGRSYPIRGRQIATVDARHAYQPMSPAEYRDFIHVVQQPSADGKGMEWRIDHLPPGLVLSQADFQRNYRSVNKYYFASGEDWVVADPVYIRQRQDPVTRMDPVTQTVKALLEGPTNWLKPAVDSRFPSGTELKEGVTTLATDDQSTLKVPLNAKADRVGGEVCRRMAAQLLFTLGDLTSVRVEKVELQRADGTSLCAVAKAQAEEFAPVHDGGRGENPFFVDEHGTLKTLPVGGTEDTEAQVTPGPFGKGATELRSVAIDRAESRAAGVGKDGRELRVASILSDHELKPALLTSTAARPEDRLSAPSWDGRGDLWVADRNPAKPRLWVIPDGEGEPLEVRAPWLSDGARVESLRVSADGVRIALLLKDQDGRTTLKIGRVERDDRGTQQTVSVVDLQPVVPGMETVTAVSWAGPSRLVVVGKEAGGVQQVRYVQTDGATSATSVLPGLNGVTAVAAPNDDRSPVVADSGNDGIVRLVPGANWQRLVKVEGSAPVYPG from the coding sequence ATGCCCGACAGCGGGGACGTACGGAACGTGAAGGCGTCCAACCCGGGCGACTCGCAGGTCCGGGTGTACGCCGTGCAGCCGCGGGAGAACGCGGAGCCGGACGAGATCGTCGACGGCTTCCTCGAGGCCATGACCAGCGACGACCCGGGCTTCGCCACGGCCCGGAAGTATCTGACGAAGCAGGCCGCGCGCGCGTGGAAGCCGGAGCAGAGCATCACCGTGCTCACCACCGCGCCGGACCGCGAGCAGGCCGACCGTCTCGCCGACCCGGAGAGCCAGGGGCGGTCCTACCCGATCCGCGGCCGGCAGATCGCGACCGTGGACGCCCGGCACGCCTACCAGCCGATGAGCCCGGCCGAGTACCGGGACTTCATCCATGTGGTGCAGCAGCCCTCCGCGGACGGCAAGGGCATGGAGTGGCGCATCGACCACCTGCCGCCGGGTCTGGTGCTCAGTCAGGCCGACTTCCAGCGCAACTACCGCTCCGTCAACAAGTACTACTTCGCGTCCGGAGAGGACTGGGTCGTCGCCGACCCGGTCTACATCCGGCAGCGGCAGGACCCGGTGACCCGGATGGATCCGGTGACCCAGACCGTCAAGGCGCTTCTTGAAGGGCCGACGAACTGGCTCAAGCCGGCGGTCGATTCGCGCTTCCCCTCCGGAACGGAGCTGAAGGAGGGCGTCACCACGCTCGCGACGGACGATCAGTCCACGCTGAAGGTGCCGCTCAACGCCAAGGCCGACCGTGTGGGAGGGGAGGTGTGCCGGCGGATGGCGGCTCAGTTGTTGTTCACGCTCGGCGATCTGACGTCCGTACGGGTGGAGAAGGTGGAGCTGCAGCGGGCCGACGGCACGTCGCTGTGCGCGGTGGCCAAGGCGCAGGCGGAGGAGTTCGCGCCGGTGCATGACGGGGGCCGGGGGGAGAACCCGTTTTTCGTCGACGAGCACGGCACGCTGAAGACGCTGCCGGTCGGCGGCACGGAGGACACGGAGGCGCAGGTGACGCCCGGGCCGTTCGGCAAGGGCGCCACGGAGCTGCGGTCCGTCGCGATCGACCGCGCCGAGAGCCGCGCGGCCGGGGTCGGCAAGGACGGCAGAGAGCTGCGCGTGGCGTCGATCCTCTCCGACCACGAGCTGAAACCCGCGCTGCTCACGAGCACCGCGGCCCGGCCCGAGGACCGGCTGTCCGCGCCCAGCTGGGACGGCCGCGGCGACCTGTGGGTGGCCGACCGCAACCCCGCGAAGCCGCGCCTGTGGGTGATTCCGGACGGCGAGGGGGAGCCCCTGGAGGTCCGGGCGCCCTGGCTGTCGGACGGCGCTCGGGTCGAGTCGCTGCGGGTCTCCGCGGACGGGGTGCGCATCGCTCTGCTGCTCAAGGACCAGGACGGCCGCACGACGCTCAAGATCGGGCGCGTGGAGCGGGATGACCGCGGGACGCAGCAGACCGTGTCGGTCGTGGACCTGCAGCCCGTGGTGCCGGGGATGGAGACGGTCACCGCCGTGTCCTGGGCGGGTCCGAGCCGGCTCGTCGTCGTCGGCAAGGAGGCCGGCGGCGTCCAGCAGGTCCGGTACGTCCAGACGGACGGCGCGACGTCGGCGACCTCGGTGCTGCCGGGCCTCAACGGGGTGACGGCGGTCGCGGCGCCGAACGACGACAGGTCGCCGGTGGTCGCCGACTCGGGCAACGACGGCATCGTGCGGCTGGTGCCGGGCGCGAACTGGCAGCGCCTGGTCAAGGTCGAGGGCTCCGCTCCGGTCTACCCGGGATAG
- a CDS encoding ComF family protein, with translation MRGWWREIAGLVLPVACGGCGRPRTELCPACRADLAGPGPRRVRPLPEPAGLPVVHASAPYAGAVRSVLLAHKERGALSLAGPLGSALAGAVEAAAERSGASGAVPLLLVPVPSSRRSVRARGHDPTRRIALAAAGRLRRQGRAARVIPVLRQRRAVADQSGLGARGRFANLAGALEVLAGGARLMERGQVVLVDDLMTTGASLVEAARALRAVHRPFIPGAAEGTADGAAGGTPESGFVQPAAAVVACSPASFEINRNWRRTCIVAGGER, from the coding sequence ATGCGGGGGTGGTGGCGCGAGATCGCCGGACTGGTGCTGCCGGTCGCCTGTGGAGGCTGCGGCAGGCCCCGTACGGAGTTGTGCCCGGCCTGCCGGGCGGACCTGGCGGGCCCGGGACCGCGCCGGGTGAGGCCCCTGCCCGAGCCGGCCGGACTGCCGGTCGTCCATGCCTCGGCGCCGTACGCCGGTGCCGTACGGTCGGTGCTCCTCGCCCACAAGGAGCGCGGCGCGCTGTCCCTCGCCGGGCCCCTGGGCTCCGCGCTCGCGGGCGCCGTGGAGGCTGCTGCCGAGCGCTCTGGCGCCTCGGGGGCCGTTCCCCTTCTTCTTGTACCGGTCCCCTCGTCACGACGCTCGGTGCGGGCGCGTGGCCACGATCCCACCCGGCGGATCGCACTGGCCGCCGCGGGGCGGCTACGCCGTCAGGGGCGGGCCGCTCGGGTGATTCCGGTGCTGCGCCAGCGGCGCGCCGTGGCGGACCAGTCGGGGCTCGGCGCCCGCGGGCGGTTCGCCAACCTGGCCGGGGCGCTGGAGGTGCTCGCGGGCGGCGCGCGGCTCATGGAGCGCGGGCAGGTGGTCCTTGTGGACGATCTGATGACCACGGGTGCCTCGTTGGTGGAGGCGGCGAGGGCACTGCGTGCCGTACACCGGCCGTTCATTCCCGGGGCGGCGGAAGGCACGGCCGACGGCGCCGCCGGCGGCACGCCGGAAAGCGGATTCGTACAGCCCGCAGCGGCGGTAGTCGCATGTTCTCCGGCGTCGTTCGAGATAAACCGGAACTGGCGGAGAACTTGCATCGTTGCAGGTGGTGAGAGGTGA
- the hpf gene encoding ribosome hibernation-promoting factor, HPF/YfiA family: MDIVVKGRKTEVPERFRKHVAEKLKLEKIQKLDGKVISLDVEVSKEHNPRQADRSDRVEITVHSRGPVIRAEAAAGDPYAALDLAHGKLEARLRKQHDKRYTRRGNGRLSAAEVADVVPGVAQLNGSGELVGAETGGVPTTMMGSIEVQGEGPLVVREKTHKAAPMTLDQALYEMELVGHDFYLFVDSDTKQPSVVYRRHAYDYGVIHLESDPLAEGGGAGGALGG; the protein is encoded by the coding sequence GTGGACATCGTCGTCAAGGGCCGCAAGACCGAGGTGCCCGAGCGGTTCCGCAAGCACGTGGCCGAGAAGCTGAAGCTGGAGAAGATCCAGAAGCTCGACGGCAAGGTGATCAGCCTCGACGTCGAGGTGTCCAAGGAGCACAACCCGCGGCAGGCCGACCGGTCCGACCGTGTGGAGATCACCGTCCATTCCCGAGGCCCGGTGATCCGGGCAGAAGCGGCAGCAGGCGACCCGTACGCAGCGCTCGACCTCGCCCACGGCAAGCTCGAGGCGCGACTGCGCAAGCAGCACGACAAGCGGTACACCCGCCGTGGCAACGGCAGGCTCTCGGCGGCCGAGGTCGCCGATGTGGTGCCGGGCGTCGCACAGCTCAACGGAAGCGGCGAGCTGGTGGGCGCGGAGACCGGCGGGGTGCCCACCACGATGATGGGCTCGATCGAAGTACAGGGCGAAGGCCCGCTGGTCGTCCGCGAGAAGACCCACAAGGCCGCTCCGATGACCCTCGACCAGGCGCTCTACGAGATGGAGCTCGTCGGTCACGACTTCTATCTGTTCGTCGACTCCGACACGAAGCAGCCGAGTGTCGTCTACCGGCGGCACGCATACGACTACGGCGTCATCCACCTGGAGAGCGACCCGCTCGCCGAAGGCGGCGGCGCCGGTGGTGCCCTCGGCGGCTGA
- a CDS encoding response regulator yields MADSFGPVHSGREPDGAATAEGSDSDSGESRKEPIRVLVVDDHALFRRGLEIVLAQEEDIQVVGEAGDGAEAVDKAADLLPDIVLMDVRMPKRGGIEACTSIKEVAPSAKIIMLTISDEEADLYDAIKAGATGYLLKEISTDEVATAIRAVADGQSQISPSMASKLLTEFKSMIQRTDERRLVPAPRLTDRELEVLKLVATGMNNRDIAKELFISENTVKNHVRNILEKLQLHSRMEAVVYAMREKILEIR; encoded by the coding sequence ATGGCGGACAGCTTCGGGCCGGTGCACAGCGGGCGAGAGCCCGATGGCGCGGCCACCGCGGAGGGATCGGATTCGGACAGCGGGGAGTCCCGCAAGGAGCCGATCCGGGTTCTCGTGGTGGACGACCACGCCCTTTTCCGTCGCGGTCTGGAGATCGTCCTTGCCCAGGAGGAGGACATTCAGGTCGTCGGCGAGGCCGGTGACGGGGCCGAGGCGGTCGACAAGGCGGCCGACCTGCTGCCCGACATCGTGCTGATGGATGTCCGGATGCCCAAACGCGGCGGCATCGAGGCCTGCACCTCCATCAAGGAGGTGGCCCCCAGCGCGAAGATCATCATGCTGACGATCAGCGACGAGGAGGCCGATCTCTACGACGCGATCAAGGCGGGCGCGACCGGCTATCTCCTGAAGGAGATCTCCACCGACGAGGTCGCCACCGCGATTCGCGCGGTGGCCGACGGCCAGTCGCAGATCAGCCCGTCGATGGCGTCCAAACTCCTCACCGAGTTCAAGTCGATGATCCAGCGGACGGACGAGCGCCGGCTCGTCCCCGCGCCCCGGCTGACCGACCGCGAGCTGGAAGTCCTCAAGCTCGTCGCGACCGGGATGAACAACCGGGACATCGCCAAGGAACTGTTCATCTCCGAGAACACGGTGAAGAACCACGTCCGCAACATCCTGGAGAAGCTCCAGCTGCACTCCAGGATGGAAGCGGTCGTCTACGCGATGCGGGAGAAGATCCTCGAGATCAGGTGA
- a CDS encoding winged helix-turn-helix domain-containing protein, whose translation MTTVPPPATELSADEARRIALRAQGFLGAPDRRAGVRGVLRHLGQVQLDTISVLARSHELIPYARLGAVGRTAVEEAYWTEGHAFEYWSHAACILPVEEWPLFAFRRRAYRGRPHWYHDLPDGAYDAVIKQLLTEGPQTATELGGAKNKGEWWDWSESKIAVERALMYGEVVCTERRGWKRVYDLAERAIPDAVLHDDLDDTECLRRLVRQAGEALGVGTRADIADYHRIKGEHFDAVVESSGLVPVTVAGWSKPAWADPAALATEPRGRHRTTLLSPFDSLIWERARTERIFGFTHRLEAYVPKQKRVHGYFAMPLLAGGKLVGRVDPAREGRTLVARQVSLDSPKSAPAMARALREAAEWVGCDTVRIERADRPETATALTAELAAEGT comes from the coding sequence ATGACGACTGTGCCGCCGCCCGCCACCGAACTGTCCGCGGACGAAGCCCGCCGGATCGCCCTGCGCGCCCAGGGGTTCCTGGGCGCGCCCGACCGCCGCGCGGGGGTGCGGGGCGTGCTGCGCCACCTCGGTCAGGTGCAGCTCGACACGATCTCCGTCCTGGCCCGCTCGCACGAGCTGATCCCGTACGCCCGCCTGGGCGCGGTGGGCCGTACGGCGGTCGAGGAGGCGTACTGGACCGAGGGCCACGCCTTCGAGTACTGGTCGCACGCGGCCTGCATCCTGCCCGTGGAGGAGTGGCCGCTCTTCGCCTTCCGGCGCCGCGCCTACCGCGGCCGCCCGCACTGGTACCACGACCTGCCGGACGGCGCGTACGACGCGGTGATCAAGCAGCTGCTGACCGAGGGGCCTCAGACGGCGACCGAGCTCGGCGGCGCGAAGAACAAGGGCGAGTGGTGGGACTGGTCCGAGTCGAAGATCGCCGTGGAGCGGGCGCTGATGTACGGCGAGGTGGTGTGCACCGAGCGCCGCGGCTGGAAGCGGGTCTACGACCTGGCCGAGCGGGCGATCCCGGACGCCGTGCTCCATGACGATCTGGACGACACCGAGTGCCTGCGGCGGCTGGTGCGGCAGGCGGGCGAGGCGCTGGGCGTGGGCACGCGCGCGGACATCGCCGACTACCACCGGATCAAGGGCGAGCACTTCGACGCCGTGGTCGAGTCCTCCGGGCTCGTGCCGGTCACCGTGGCGGGCTGGTCCAAGCCGGCCTGGGCCGACCCGGCGGCGCTGGCAACCGAGCCGCGCGGCCGGCACCGTACGACGCTGCTCTCGCCGTTCGACTCGCTGATCTGGGAGCGGGCGCGCACGGAGCGGATCTTCGGCTTCACGCACCGCCTGGAGGCGTACGTGCCGAAGCAGAAGCGCGTGCACGGCTACTTCGCGATGCCGCTGCTCGCGGGCGGGAAGCTGGTGGGCCGGGTCGACCCGGCGCGCGAGGGCAGGACGCTGGTGGCACGGCAGGTGTCGCTGGACTCCCCGAAGTCGGCCCCGGCGATGGCGCGCGCGCTGCGCGAGGCGGCCGAGTGGGTGGGCTGCGACACGGTACGCATCGAACGGGCGGACCGCCCGGAGACGGCGACGGCGCTGACGGCGGAGCTGGCCGCGGAGGGCACCTGA
- a CDS encoding GNAT family N-acetyltransferase: MEPTTLSTERLTLATFTPGDADEVHAICQDPEIQRWTAVPSPYGPQDAAFFLNRVVPDGWRDDTEYSFAVRLREGGPILAAVALHHPRSGAWEIGFWTAKEHRGRGYMTEAALALARWAFTEIGCTRLEWRAEVGNEGSRAVAQKAGFTMEGVLRAGLPNNGTLRDTWVASLLPSDLGLPSPLPYLPSPELIRTDVD; this comes from the coding sequence ATGGAGCCGACGACACTGAGCACGGAACGCCTGACCCTGGCCACGTTCACCCCCGGGGACGCCGACGAGGTCCACGCGATCTGCCAGGACCCCGAGATCCAGCGCTGGACGGCGGTCCCCTCGCCCTACGGGCCACAGGACGCCGCGTTCTTCCTGAACCGGGTCGTTCCGGACGGCTGGCGCGACGACACGGAGTACAGCTTCGCCGTACGGCTCCGGGAGGGCGGCCCGATCCTCGCCGCGGTGGCGCTCCACCACCCGCGCTCGGGCGCGTGGGAGATCGGCTTCTGGACGGCCAAGGAGCACCGAGGCCGCGGCTACATGACCGAGGCCGCCCTCGCCCTGGCCCGCTGGGCCTTCACGGAGATCGGCTGTACCCGCCTGGAGTGGCGCGCCGAGGTGGGCAACGAGGGCTCGCGCGCCGTCGCGCAGAAGGCCGGTTTCACGATGGAGGGCGTGCTGCGGGCCGGGCTGCCCAACAACGGCACCCTGCGGGACACCTGGGTCGCCTCGCTGCTCCCCTCCGACCTCGGCCTGCCGAGTCCGCTGCCGTATCTCCCGTCCCCGGAGCTGATCCGGACTGATGTGGACTGA
- the secA gene encoding preprotein translocase subunit SecA, with protein MSVFNKLMRAGEGKILRKLHRIADQVNSIEEDFVNLSDAELRGLTEEYKQRYADGESLDDLLPEAFATVREAAKRVLGQRHYDVQLMGGAALHLGYVAEMKTGEGKTLVGTLPAYLNALSGKGVHLITVNDYLAERDSEMMGRVHKFLGLTVGCILANMTPAQRREQYACDITYGTNNEFGFDYLRDNMAWSKDELVQRGHNFACVDEVDSILVDEARTPLIISGPADQATKWYGDFAKLVTRLTKGEAGNTLKGIEETGDYEVDEKKRTVGIHESGVAKVEDWLGIDNLYESVNTPLVGYLNNAIKAKELFKKDKDYVVIDGEVMIVDEHTGRILAGRRYNEGMHQAIEAKEGVDIKDENQTLATITLQNFFRLYDKLSGMTGTAMTEAAEFHQIYKLGVVPIPTNKPMVRKDQSDLIYRTEVAKFAAVVDDIAEKHEKGQPILVGTTSVEKSEYLSQQLSKRGIQHEVLNAKQHDREATIVAQAGRKGAVTVATNMAGRGTDIKLGGNPDDLAEAELRQAGLDPVEHVEEWAAALPAALERAEKAVKAEFEEVKELGGLYVLGTERHESRRIDNQLRGRSGRQGDPGESRFYLSLGDDLMRLFKAQMVERVMAMANVPDDVPIENKMVTRAIASAQSQVETQNFETRKNVLKYDEVLNRQREVIYGERRRVLEGEDLHEQIQHFMDDTIDDYIRQETAEGFAEEWDLDRLWTAFKQLYPVKVTVEELEEAAGDRAGITAEFIAESVKDDIHEQYDAREKSLGSEIMRELERRVVLSVLDRKWREHLYEMDYLQEGIGLRAMAQKDPLVEYQREGFDMFTAMMEGIKEESVGYLFNLEVQVEQQVEEVPVQAAEKTSLDKGAVPAGAGRPEIRAKGLDAPQRPDRLHFTAPKVDGEGSIVEGDFVSEDASAGGDGMTRAERRKAQKSTGGRRRKK; from the coding sequence GTGTCCGTCTTCAACAAGCTCATGCGTGCAGGCGAAGGCAAGATCCTGCGCAAACTGCACCGCATCGCGGACCAGGTCAACTCCATCGAAGAGGATTTCGTCAACCTCTCCGACGCCGAGTTGCGGGGGCTCACGGAGGAGTACAAGCAGCGGTACGCCGACGGTGAGAGCCTCGACGACCTGCTCCCCGAGGCTTTCGCGACCGTCCGCGAGGCCGCCAAGCGCGTCCTCGGCCAGCGTCACTACGACGTCCAGCTGATGGGCGGCGCCGCCCTGCACCTCGGCTACGTCGCCGAGATGAAGACCGGTGAGGGCAAGACCCTCGTCGGCACGCTCCCGGCGTACCTGAACGCGCTGTCCGGCAAGGGCGTCCACCTGATCACGGTGAACGACTACCTGGCCGAGCGCGACTCCGAGATGATGGGCCGCGTCCACAAGTTCCTGGGCCTGACCGTCGGCTGCATCCTCGCCAACATGACGCCGGCCCAGCGCCGCGAGCAGTACGCCTGCGACATCACGTACGGCACGAACAACGAGTTCGGCTTCGACTACCTGCGCGACAACATGGCGTGGTCCAAGGACGAGCTCGTCCAGCGCGGCCACAACTTCGCCTGTGTCGACGAGGTCGACTCCATCCTGGTCGACGAGGCCCGTACGCCGCTGATCATCTCCGGCCCGGCCGACCAGGCCACCAAGTGGTACGGCGACTTCGCCAAGCTGGTCACCCGCCTCACCAAGGGTGAGGCCGGAAACACCCTCAAGGGCATCGAGGAGACCGGCGACTACGAGGTCGACGAGAAGAAGCGCACCGTCGGCATCCACGAGTCCGGCGTCGCCAAGGTCGAGGACTGGCTGGGCATCGACAACCTCTACGAGTCGGTGAACACCCCGCTCGTCGGGTACCTGAACAACGCCATCAAGGCCAAGGAACTGTTCAAGAAGGACAAGGACTACGTCGTCATCGACGGCGAAGTCATGATCGTCGACGAGCACACCGGCCGTATCCTCGCGGGCCGCCGCTACAACGAGGGCATGCACCAGGCGATCGAGGCGAAGGAAGGGGTGGACATCAAGGACGAGAACCAGACCCTCGCCACGATCACCCTGCAGAACTTCTTCCGCCTCTACGACAAGCTCTCCGGCATGACCGGTACGGCCATGACCGAGGCCGCCGAGTTCCACCAGATCTACAAGCTCGGCGTCGTCCCGATCCCGACGAACAAGCCCATGGTCCGTAAGGACCAGTCGGACCTGATCTACCGGACCGAGGTCGCCAAGTTCGCCGCCGTCGTCGACGACATCGCGGAGAAGCACGAGAAGGGCCAGCCGATCCTCGTCGGTACGACGTCGGTCGAGAAGTCCGAGTACCTCTCCCAGCAGCTCTCCAAGCGCGGCATCCAGCACGAGGTGCTCAACGCCAAGCAGCACGACCGTGAGGCGACGATCGTCGCCCAGGCCGGCCGCAAGGGCGCCGTCACCGTCGCCACGAACATGGCCGGCCGAGGCACCGACATCAAGCTCGGCGGCAACCCGGACGACCTGGCCGAGGCGGAGCTGCGCCAGGCGGGCCTGGACCCGGTCGAGCACGTCGAGGAGTGGGCCGCGGCCCTCCCCGCCGCCCTGGAGCGTGCCGAGAAGGCCGTGAAGGCGGAGTTCGAGGAGGTCAAGGAGCTCGGCGGTCTGTACGTCCTCGGCACCGAGCGCCACGAGTCGCGCCGGATCGACAACCAGCTGCGCGGCCGTTCCGGCCGTCAGGGCGACCCGGGCGAGTCCCGCTTCTACCTCTCCCTCGGCGACGACCTGATGCGCCTGTTCAAGGCCCAGATGGTCGAGCGCGTCATGGCCATGGCCAACGTGCCGGACGATGTGCCGATCGAGAACAAGATGGTCACGCGGGCCATCGCCTCCGCCCAGTCCCAGGTCGAGACCCAGAACTTCGAGACGCGTAAGAACGTCCTGAAGTACGACGAGGTCCTCAACCGGCAGCGTGAGGTCATCTACGGCGAGCGCCGCCGTGTCCTGGAGGGCGAGGACCTGCACGAGCAGATCCAGCACTTCATGGACGACACGATCGACGACTACATCCGCCAGGAGACCGCCGAGGGCTTCGCGGAGGAGTGGGACCTCGACCGGCTCTGGACCGCGTTCAAGCAGCTCTACCCGGTGAAGGTCACCGTGGAGGAGCTGGAGGAGGCGGCCGGCGACCGTGCGGGTATCACCGCCGAGTTCATCGCCGAGTCCGTCAAGGACGACATCCACGAGCAGTACGACGCCCGTGAGAAGTCGCTCGGCTCGGAGATCATGCGTGAGCTGGAGCGCCGCGTGGTCCTCTCCGTGCTCGACCGCAAGTGGCGCGAGCACCTCTACGAGATGGACTACCTCCAGGAGGGCATCGGCCTGCGCGCGATGGCCCAGAAGGACCCGCTGGTCGAGTACCAGCGCGAGGGCTTCGACATGTTCACCGCGATGATGGAGGGCATCAAGGAGGAGTCCGTCGGCTACCTGTTCAACCTGGAGGTCCAGGTCGAGCAGCAGGTCGAGGAGGTCCCGGTGCAGGCGGCCGAGAAGACCTCGCTGGACAAGGGCGCCGTCCCGGCGGGCGCCGGGCGTCCGGAGATCCGCGCCAAGGGGCTCGACGCCCCGCAGCGGCCGGACCGGCTGCACTTCACCGCGCCGAAGGTGGACGGCGAGGGCAGCATCGTCGAGGGCGACTTCGTCAGTGAGGACGCCTCCGCCGGTGGTGACGGCATGACGCGCGCGGAGCGCCGCAAGGCGCAGAAGAGCACCGGCGGGCGTCGCCGCAAGAAGTAA
- a CDS encoding Rv3235 family protein, translating to MNTTATTNRTPGATPTPTPTPTPTPTSAPAPTAATRPRTPRPRSAPRGPAGTGPRGSAGARPGTASRVRTAPQVLPTHAHFAERLLLVLSGRRPVHWMLGQTVGEAYEQLVQLAPVTPFGGHGTRPVLRSCRVQSGPGAMEAFASIATGQGVRAMAFRLELGADRRWRCAAVELDGLHARVPAQKARA from the coding sequence ATGAACACCACCGCCACGACGAACCGCACCCCGGGCGCCACGCCCACACCCACGCCCACCCCCACGCCCACCCCCACATCCGCCCCCGCGCCCACGGCCGCCACCCGCCCCCGCACCCCCCGCCCCCGTTCCGCGCCTCGCGGCCCGGCCGGCACCGGCCCCCGCGGCTCCGCGGGCGCCCGCCCCGGCACCGCGTCACGCGTCCGTACGGCGCCGCAGGTGCTCCCCACGCACGCGCACTTCGCCGAGCGCCTCCTGCTCGTCCTGAGCGGCCGGCGCCCCGTTCACTGGATGCTGGGCCAGACCGTGGGCGAGGCGTACGAGCAGCTGGTCCAGCTCGCCCCCGTGACCCCCTTCGGGGGTCACGGCACCCGCCCCGTCCTCCGCAGCTGCCGCGTCCAGTCCGGCCCGGGTGCCATGGAGGCGTTCGCCAGCATCGCCACCGGCCAGGGCGTACGCGCCATGGCCTTCCGGCTCGAGCTCGGCGCCGACCGCCGCTGGCGCTGCGCCGCCGTCGAGCTGGACGGCCTCCACGCGCGCGTGCCCGCGCAGAAAGCCCGCGCATGA
- a CDS encoding DUF6912 family protein translates to MRVYVPLTLPGLAQAHKTGEIGPGPLTAYAVTPALREWYVSDDIEELEYAALSRAASASLRLLAGDPSAARRRIVVAVDVPDKEAIVDPDRGLDAGSVGEVRIAGAVPLAKAAAVHADADDAEADVSAAADALGAADLGDDDAQFTVDGAEDHELLWFGVQEIPGLLA, encoded by the coding sequence ATGCGCGTGTACGTCCCCCTGACCCTCCCCGGTCTCGCACAGGCGCACAAGACGGGCGAGATCGGCCCCGGCCCGCTGACCGCGTACGCCGTCACCCCCGCCCTGCGCGAGTGGTACGTCTCCGACGACATCGAGGAGCTCGAGTACGCGGCGCTCAGCCGGGCCGCGTCCGCCTCCCTGCGCCTGCTCGCCGGGGACCCCTCGGCCGCGCGGCGCCGGATCGTCGTCGCCGTCGACGTACCGGACAAGGAAGCGATCGTCGACCCCGACCGGGGCCTGGACGCCGGCTCGGTGGGGGAGGTCCGGATCGCCGGAGCCGTACCGCTGGCCAAGGCCGCTGCCGTGCACGCCGACGCGGACGACGCCGAGGCGGACGTCTCGGCGGCGGCGGACGCGCTGGGGGCGGCGGACCTGGGCGACGACGACGCGCAGTTCACGGTGGACGGGGCGGAGGACCACGAGCTGCTGTGGTTCGGGGTGCAGGAGATCCCGGGGCTGCTGGCCTGA
- a CDS encoding HAD family hydrolase, whose translation MGKHGKHGQHGKRRRRGKHLVWDWNGTLLDDIEAVIGATNAAFAELGLEPITLARYRELYTVPVPKFYERLMGRLPTEAEWSLMDGIFHRHYWQRAEDCGLTAGAAELLAARQESGLTQSLLSLAPHADLIPLVRRHGIEERFVRVDGRVGSSTEGKSAHMVRHLEALAAVQTVQVDRVVVIGDAADDARAAAHVGARAVLYTGGSHSRASLEAAGVPVVDSLAEAVAVAEELG comes from the coding sequence ATGGGGAAGCACGGGAAGCACGGGCAGCACGGGAAGCGCCGTCGGCGCGGGAAGCACCTGGTCTGGGACTGGAACGGCACGCTCCTCGATGACATCGAAGCGGTCATCGGGGCGACGAACGCGGCCTTCGCCGAGCTGGGGCTCGAGCCGATCACGCTCGCGCGCTACCGGGAGCTGTACACGGTGCCGGTGCCGAAGTTCTACGAGCGGCTGATGGGGCGGCTGCCCACCGAGGCCGAGTGGTCGCTCATGGACGGGATCTTCCACCGGCACTACTGGCAGCGGGCCGAGGACTGCGGGCTGACGGCCGGGGCGGCGGAGCTGCTGGCGGCGCGGCAGGAGTCCGGGCTCACGCAGTCGCTGCTCTCGCTGGCGCCGCACGCGGATCTGATACCGCTGGTGCGGCGGCACGGGATCGAGGAGCGGTTCGTGCGGGTGGACGGGCGGGTCGGGTCCTCGACGGAGGGGAAGTCGGCGCACATGGTCCGGCACCTGGAGGCGCTGGCGGCGGTTCAGACGGTCCAGGTCGACCGGGTGGTCGTGATCGGTGACGCGGCGGACGACGCGCGGGCGGCGGCGCACGTGGGGGCGCGGGCGGTGCTGTACACCGGGGGGTCGCACAGCCGGGCGTCGCTGGAGGCGGCGGGGGTGCCGGTCGTGGACTCGCTCGCGGAGGCGGTCGCGGTGGCGGAGGAGCTGGGGTAG